A single Sulfurimonas aquatica DNA region contains:
- a CDS encoding protein adenylyltransferase SelO codes for MKFSTLKLTTPYLELDDIFYDKVEPTPLTSPFIISVSQDAARLLGVDEELLDDEKLLSIVNGTELLEGSLPFAMCYAGHQFGYFVPRLGDGRAINLGKVNGQNLQLKGSGLTLYSRQGDGRAVLRSSIREYLMSEAMHGLGIETSRALALIGSETDVARESLEKGAIVLRLSPTWVRFGTFEYFNASGEYGKLQELADYVIDESFPHLKGVEGMYLEMYKEIVVNTAKTVAKWQSIGFNHGVMNTDNMSIDGRTIDYGPFAFLDDYEADYVCNHTDREGRYSFKRQPGTAHWNLERLAKTLSPIADYASSELILDAYFAETYEDEYLSIMYKKMGLSLKEDKDILLFKHMLRALEAARIDFTLFFRKLSRYDGKHKSILDIATFQEPLREWLELYDKRLSREILDEDKRHEMMLGVNPKYILKNHILQEAIELAKKHDFSMVNDLLRVAQNPFDEHEGFEHLCKVTPMSAKNTKLSCSS; via the coding sequence ATGAAATTTTCAACCCTTAAATTAACAACGCCATATTTAGAACTTGATGATATCTTTTATGATAAAGTAGAACCAACTCCATTAACAAGTCCCTTTATAATCTCCGTCTCACAAGACGCTGCAAGACTCTTAGGAGTTGATGAAGAGCTACTTGATGATGAGAAGTTACTCTCTATAGTAAATGGGACAGAACTACTTGAGGGTTCACTCCCCTTTGCAATGTGTTATGCTGGGCATCAGTTTGGTTATTTTGTTCCGCGTTTAGGCGATGGCAGAGCCATTAACTTAGGTAAGGTAAATGGTCAAAATCTACAACTTAAAGGCTCAGGACTAACACTTTATTCTCGTCAAGGTGATGGACGCGCAGTTCTTCGCTCAAGCATAAGAGAGTACTTGATGAGCGAAGCTATGCATGGCTTAGGTATAGAAACTTCTCGAGCGTTAGCTCTTATAGGTAGTGAAACCGATGTTGCTCGTGAGAGTTTGGAGAAGGGTGCCATAGTACTTCGTCTCTCACCTACTTGGGTACGTTTTGGTACCTTTGAGTACTTTAATGCTTCAGGTGAATATGGAAAACTTCAAGAGCTTGCAGACTATGTGATAGATGAGTCGTTTCCTCATTTAAAAGGGGTAGAAGGAATGTATCTGGAGATGTATAAAGAGATAGTGGTAAATACGGCTAAGACGGTGGCCAAATGGCAGAGCATAGGGTTTAATCATGGAGTTATGAATACCGATAATATGTCTATAGACGGCAGGACTATCGACTATGGTCCCTTTGCGTTCTTAGATGACTATGAAGCGGACTATGTTTGTAATCATACGGATAGGGAAGGGAGATATAGTTTTAAACGCCAACCTGGTACGGCTCACTGGAATCTTGAGCGTTTAGCTAAAACGCTCTCGCCCATAGCAGACTATGCATCCTCTGAACTTATACTCGACGCTTATTTTGCTGAGACTTATGAAGATGAGTACCTCTCGATCATGTACAAAAAAATGGGGCTCTCTCTTAAAGAAGATAAAGACATACTGCTTTTCAAGCATATGCTAAGAGCGCTAGAAGCCGCTAGAATAGACTTCACCCTCTTTTTTAGAAAACTCTCAAGATACGATGGAAAGCACAAAAGCATTTTAGATATTGCAACGTTTCAAGAACCGCTTAGAGAGTGGCTAGAGCTATATGACAAAAGACTTTCTCGTGAGATATTAGATGAGGATAAACGCCATGAAATGATGCTTGGCGTTAATCCAAAATATATACTAAAAAATCATATACTTCAAGAAGCGATAGAGTTAGCTAAGAAGCATGACTTTAGTATGGTAAACGACCTTTTAAGAGTAGCTCAGAATCCATTTGATGAGCATGAAGGTTTTGAACATCTATGTAAAGTAACGCCAATGAGCGCTAAAAATACAAAACTGAGTTGTTCATCTTAG
- a CDS encoding nitroreductase family protein, with product MNKNLQTVFHYHETTKHSQQRYARSLGYMDWATQPNPFREYAGAKKIELPLCDAHTTPPYSLLDEELPSAPLVKESLSQFLQYSLGLAAWKVAGGDSWAVRCNASSGNLHPTESYVILPPLLGESSSIMHYAPKKHELEVLCEFESTLWEELPKGSFLVGLSSISWREVWKYGERAFRYVNLDAGHAWHSLVVSAKLLGWNITRLDSVSNIDMNSILGLTQESRFHEDEIADMILVVSPGSVNPKLSLEKLTEVLPLVYNGDANKLSPTMQEWEIIPAIEKATQENEVPQRSVVSPKIRRVASQESREVILKRRSIHVMDKESSTITQAEFFATLRSVTPSLDEKENSAHLVIFVNRVENTPSGLYILIRNDRDKEKLQELSNPAFLWKESELPNLYLLHEYDYKMFSKTISCAQDIASDGAYSLGMLVNFSQQLNAHGAHRYKELYWECGAIGQQLYLEATSMGLSGTGIGCFLDDMVHEILGLKDNQFQTLYHFTVGRGHVDSRIQTRPPYERNQ from the coding sequence ATGAATAAAAACTTACAAACAGTGTTTCACTATCATGAAACTACAAAACATTCCCAACAAAGATATGCCCGCTCTTTAGGCTACATGGACTGGGCCACTCAACCTAATCCTTTTAGAGAGTATGCAGGTGCAAAAAAGATAGAGCTTCCACTTTGCGATGCTCATACAACACCACCCTACTCTCTACTTGATGAAGAGCTCCCATCAGCTCCACTTGTAAAAGAGTCTCTCTCACAGTTTTTACAGTACTCCCTAGGACTTGCCGCTTGGAAAGTTGCTGGTGGCGACTCTTGGGCCGTTAGATGTAACGCTTCAAGCGGTAACCTTCACCCTACGGAATCTTATGTAATCTTGCCTCCTCTTTTGGGTGAGTCAAGTAGCATTATGCACTATGCTCCTAAAAAACACGAGCTAGAAGTTTTATGTGAGTTTGAGAGTACTCTGTGGGAAGAACTTCCAAAGGGGAGTTTTCTAGTTGGACTATCAAGTATCTCATGGAGAGAAGTATGGAAGTATGGCGAGCGTGCATTTAGATATGTAAATCTTGATGCTGGTCATGCTTGGCATAGCCTTGTAGTAAGTGCAAAACTTCTCGGTTGGAATATAACACGACTCGATAGCGTCTCAAATATTGACATGAACTCTATTTTAGGACTAACGCAAGAGAGTAGATTTCATGAAGATGAGATTGCCGATATGATTTTAGTTGTTTCACCTGGGAGCGTTAACCCTAAACTTTCACTTGAAAAACTCACGGAAGTTCTACCACTTGTTTACAATGGCGATGCGAACAAGTTGAGTCCCACTATGCAGGAGTGGGAGATAATTCCTGCGATTGAGAAGGCAACACAAGAGAATGAAGTTCCACAACGTAGCGTTGTCTCACCAAAGATACGCCGCGTTGCCTCACAAGAATCAAGAGAAGTTATACTTAAACGCCGTAGCATTCATGTTATGGACAAAGAGAGTTCTACCATCACACAAGCTGAGTTTTTTGCTACGCTTAGAAGCGTAACACCCTCTCTTGATGAAAAAGAGAACTCAGCTCATTTAGTGATTTTTGTAAACAGAGTTGAAAACACTCCATCAGGTCTTTATATTTTAATCCGAAACGACAGAGATAAAGAGAAGCTACAAGAGTTGTCAAACCCAGCTTTCCTCTGGAAAGAGAGTGAACTTCCTAATCTCTACTTGCTCCATGAGTATGACTACAAAATGTTTAGCAAGACAATATCATGCGCACAAGATATCGCAAGTGATGGAGCCTATTCGCTTGGGATGCTAGTAAACTTCTCCCAACAACTTAACGCTCATGGTGCTCATAGATATAAAGAGCTCTACTGGGAGTGTGGAGCGATTGGGCAACAACTTTATCTTGAAGCTACTTCTATGGGTCTAAGTGGGACAGGGATAGGCTGTTTTCTAGATGATATGGTTCATGAAATTTTAGGCTTAAAAGATAATCAGTTTCAAACTCTCTATCACTTTACAGTTGGACGAGGTCACGTAGATAGTAGAATCCAAACGCGACCTCCATATGAAAGGAATCAGTAG